Below is a window of Cytobacillus firmus DNA.
AAGGTCTGGATTTTCTGGATAGCCTCGGATTTAAAACAAATAAAGAACGCAAAAGATGTGAAAGCATTGAGGAAGTAATTGAATATGTACAGGGATGGACCCACAAACGTCCGGATCTGTCCTATGACATTGATGGTATTGTAATCAAAGTCGATTCACTGGAGGAGCAGGAGCAACTGGGCGCTACGGCGAAAAGCCCACGCTGGGCCATAGCTTATAAATTCCCTGCAGAAGAGGTTGTTACTACACTTAGGGATATAGAATTGAGCGTTGGGCGAACGGGCGTAGTTACGCCAACTGCGCTTCTGGAGCCTGTCCGTGTTGCCGGGACGACTGTCCAGAGGGCTTCACTTCATAACGAAGATTTGATCCGCGAAAAAGATATTAAGATTGGCGATCAGGTGGTTGTGAAAAAAGCGGGAGATATTATCCCCGAAGTTGTGAATGTACTGGCAGACAGGAGAACGGGTGAGGAACAGGATTTTAATATGCCGACACATTGTCCGGAATGTGAGAGCGAACTGGTCCGTCTTGATGGTGAAGTGGCTTTGCGCTGCATCAATCCAAAGTGCCCGGCACAAATCAGGGAAGGCCTTATTCATTTTGTTTCCCGCAACGCCATGAACATTGATGGCCTTGGTGAAAAGGTGATCAGCCAATTATTTGCCGAAAATCTGATTAAAGATGTGGCAGATATCTACAAATTAACGTATGAACAGCTTATCCAGCTCGAACGGATGGGTGAAAAATCTGTAAACAATCTTCTTCAGGCGATTCAAAACTCCAAAGGGAATTCTCTTGAAAAGTTGTTATTTGGCCTGGGAATCCGCCATGTGGGAGCGAAGGCAGCCAAAACGCTTGCCCAGGAGTTTAGCCATATGGAGGCACTTGAAAAAACATCCCGGGACGATTTAACAGCAATAAATGAAATTGGTGAAAAAATGGCGGACTCCATTGTTTCCTTCTTTGAACAGGAGGAAGCCCATGAACTGATTGCCGAGCTGAAAGCAGCCGGAGTCAACATGGCTTATAATGGGCCAAAGCCAGTTTCTGCCGAAAGCTCAGATAGCTTTTTTGCAGGGAAAACGGTCGTTCTGACAGGAAAGCTTGAAATCATGAGCCGAAATGAAGCAAAAGATAAAATAGAGGCGCTTGGCGGCAAAGTATCCGGAAGCGTCAGCAAGAAAACGGATGTTGTAATCGCCGGAGAAGAAGCCGGATCTAAACTGACGAAGGCCCAGGAGCTGGGTGTAGAAGTTTGGAACGAGGAGAGACTGGTTGAAGAATTAAATAAGTAAGAGGGTGTAAGCTCCGTGAAAAAACTCTTAATGCTTGCTTTATCCCTAACCCTTCTGCTTGCAGGCTGTGCGCCTAATTTTAATAAGCAGGAGGAAGTCGTTCAGGAAGATAAGAACGAAAAGGATAAGGCAATCATTCCGAACTATAAAATTTCAGACAAGTATTATCGAACGCTGCTGCCGTTTGAACCAAGTGAGTCCAGAGGTCTTGTGGTCAATAATATAAGCACTAAATATGACATTAATGAATTTGAGACCGGATTAATGCGTGTGGCACAAAACTCATTTGATCCGGATAAATACTTATTCCAGGAAGGCCAGTATTTAAAAAGAGGAACTGTCCAGGCCTGGCTTAACCGCAAATTTACTGACGATCAGCTGAAGGAACGCGAGCTGAAAGCCGAAGACAACATTGGCTTAAATCCAATGATTGCAGATGGCGGAGATATTGATAAAAATAATGAAAAAAGCCCGATATACCTGGCACATATACTTGAGCACAACTATCTGCTGAAAAACGATGATGGAAAAGTGGGTCTTGGCGGAGTTGTGATAGGTCTTGCCATGAACTCTGTTCATTATTATCAGAAAGAACAATATGGCGCGACTTTTGAAACCGATATTAAACGGGATGTTCTTGAACGGGAAGGCAAAAAGATGGCTGAAGAAGTCCTTCAGAGAATACGGCAAATCAAGGGTCTGAAGGATGTGCCGGTAACCATTGCTTTGTTTGAACAGCAGGCAAGAACTTCGGTTGTGCCGGGAAGCTTTTTTGCATATGCTAAGGCAGACAAAGGAAGCAATAAGCTGGGCGGATGGGAAGGGATCAGCGAGAAATATGTCCTGTTCCCTTCAAGCGCAGCTGAAAAAAATCATCGTGATGATTTAACCGCTTTTCTTAACTTTAAACAGGATGTGGAAACATACTTCCCTAACTTTAATGGAGTTATCGGGAAAGCTTTCTATGCCCAAGATCAATTGCAGGAAATCAACATTGATATCCCAATCCAATTTTATGGGAAAGCAGAAGGTATTGGATTTACCCAATATGTAACAGGTCTTGTTGTCAAACACTTCCCTGAATACATCTCAGTCCAGGTAAACATCTCATCAGTCAACGGCCCGGAAGCGATTGTAGTCCGGAAAGCAGACCAAAGCGAGCCTTTTGTCCATATTTATCATTAGAACCAGGTACCCAGAAGTGCATGAGAAGCACCTTCTGGGTTTTTTTGTTTTGAGAGCGATGGCTTGTTGTGATGGCGAAAAAGGAAAGGGGGGATGGTCGCGAAAGATTCTTCATGGCGCCCAAAAAGGAAGAGTCTCGAGGAAAATGGTGCCGTAGAGCCAACATGCCGCCCAAAAAGGAAAAAGTACAAGGAAAGTGGTCTTCCCCGCCTGAAAAATAAAAATCACTCCCAATACAGCATTAAAAAGTTATATATAACAGTTTTATCCAACCCTGCCCAATAGGGCTTCAACTCCTTATCCTTCTAAGTGAAACCGCAACTCTGCCCTTTAGATGTTAATATATAACATCTACGGAGAATGTTTGAAGATAATGTTATTTTCGTGTTAATATAGTCTTTGGATGAAAACGTTTTAAGAGAATAGCGGACCTTGTTCCAGCATGTAAAGAGCGGGGCGCTAGTATCTGACGTTTGATATTTGTACACTCAGGAGGCGGTAAAAATGGTACAACCTTATAAGCATGAGCCATTCACGAACTTTAAAGAAGAAGAACATCGTGAAGCATATTTAAAGGGTTTACAAACTGTAGAAAGCTA
It encodes the following:
- the ligA gene encoding NAD-dependent DNA ligase LigA, which encodes MDLQLAEKKVKDLHNLLNQYNYEYHVLDQPSVPDAEYDRLMRELIELEEQFPELKTEDSPTQRVGGEILDMFEKVEHQSQMLSLGNAFNEQDLRDFDRRVRQGAGENVSYVCELKIDGLAVSLRYEDGLFILGATRGDGSIGENITANLKTIRSIPLRLKENVTMEVRGEAFMPRRSFEKLNKAKEENGEEPFANPRNAAAGSLRQLDPRLAAKRNLDIFVYGIANAGNTGIVSHSEGLDFLDSLGFKTNKERKRCESIEEVIEYVQGWTHKRPDLSYDIDGIVIKVDSLEEQEQLGATAKSPRWAIAYKFPAEEVVTTLRDIELSVGRTGVVTPTALLEPVRVAGTTVQRASLHNEDLIREKDIKIGDQVVVKKAGDIIPEVVNVLADRRTGEEQDFNMPTHCPECESELVRLDGEVALRCINPKCPAQIREGLIHFVSRNAMNIDGLGEKVISQLFAENLIKDVADIYKLTYEQLIQLERMGEKSVNNLLQAIQNSKGNSLEKLLFGLGIRHVGAKAAKTLAQEFSHMEALEKTSRDDLTAINEIGEKMADSIVSFFEQEEAHELIAELKAAGVNMAYNGPKPVSAESSDSFFAGKTVVLTGKLEIMSRNEAKDKIEALGGKVSGSVSKKTDVVIAGEEAGSKLTKAQELGVEVWNEERLVEELNK
- a CDS encoding CamS family sex pheromone protein — encoded protein: MKKLLMLALSLTLLLAGCAPNFNKQEEVVQEDKNEKDKAIIPNYKISDKYYRTLLPFEPSESRGLVVNNISTKYDINEFETGLMRVAQNSFDPDKYLFQEGQYLKRGTVQAWLNRKFTDDQLKERELKAEDNIGLNPMIADGGDIDKNNEKSPIYLAHILEHNYLLKNDDGKVGLGGVVIGLAMNSVHYYQKEQYGATFETDIKRDVLEREGKKMAEEVLQRIRQIKGLKDVPVTIALFEQQARTSVVPGSFFAYAKADKGSNKLGGWEGISEKYVLFPSSAAEKNHRDDLTAFLNFKQDVETYFPNFNGVIGKAFYAQDQLQEINIDIPIQFYGKAEGIGFTQYVTGLVVKHFPEYISVQVNISSVNGPEAIVVRKADQSEPFVHIYH